Within Cydia fagiglandana chromosome 10, ilCydFagi1.1, whole genome shotgun sequence, the genomic segment tttttttaaatgtatgaatgcagtttttcgtgttactaaaatcgatgacatgattcctaagaagagatcggtgtatatcatatagtatcagattttcccatactggccgatctaaatgggccaccctgtatagtatattttactacaataagtgggctaaataaatatattaacataggtatataatatgatcaacggtttggaagaacagctgcatatgacagttaaaataaaaaaaacgatcattctagtagaacctacttatttattgtataagtttgacacttaacgataaaatacttctttaagagaggaggtgtcaattcgtagtgctacagtatttattttaaagttaaacagataaaatgttgatgcttagttaccattgaaataacaactgcttagcaactggtggcaccctggctgctgacgtacgtgattggcagtgcgtgtaggtattaatgacagcagcttgaatatgattgcttagttaccactgactttttaaccgttattgtcattgtgattaaataagggtgtatgtgttaaagaaaaactcagaagttaaggtatttgtgacgaactgaaagcctacgtgaaaatgacatcttagatgtctttatttttgtgacgattgaagtgtatatgttttcttggacaccttgcccgctcaggtatatctgctgctgactgtacctactattaGTTAGTACAAACCCGTGGAGCGCTGACCTATGAACTGCTACTTTGTGAGATTACTGTAAACAGTACTAACAGTTAACTGAACATAGACCTTATTTCGTTGCCATAAGGTTTTCCAATGATCATTTAACTTGTCGGCGATGGTGCATTACGGCCGCAGTGGCCGCCGTAGCAACAAAGTACTATCACAGAATCAAACTATAAACGACAATCACATATTTAAGTAGGTTGTTCAGAGAATTTGACTCACTTCGGCATCCTAAGCTCTTTTAGAGAAAAAGTCAAACATGTACCAAACAAttaatgcctaattattgtAGTTCCTACTGGGGGCCCGGGGCATATTCTCGACAGTCTGTTTGTAGCAAACGCTACAACTGTGACACCAGTATTATTTACCTACCCATCAATTAACTATTTTACGACAGTTGGGAGTGAGCAGACTCGTTTGCATTGGCTTACTTTACTATGAAGCTGAGTAACTGTTGACAATTGTTAAAAAACGCCTCACCACCGATTTTACCATTGATATGAGTAATAAAAACAGGTCACTTTGTGGGACAATTTCCATAAAAAATAACCAGCTATCGACCACCTGACGCGCGGCTATTCTTGAATTTAGGCAATTTTCTACCTTACCTTTACGTGCCTTCACCAATCATACGACCCCACTATTTGTCTCCACTCCACCATGGTGTGATGTGGTGTGATGTGGTGGACCTATGGCAACACTAAATTATGGGCTATCTGACGCGCGGTTATTCTTGCTTCAGCTAATTATAGGTACTCCTCCCAGAATAGTGGCGAGTCGACGACCCAATTGGCGCAGCACCTGCTTCGTTACTCCGTGGGGTGTGGGTTCGACTCCCGCTGAAAAGTCAGAGCAGTTTGATAAATGCAGTCACCTGAATAAACGAGTAGTAGGAATTAATTACTTATGTACCTAAGGCAAGACTTATTTCTAAAGAGATCGACTGTCCTAACAACTACATACAAGCAAATCATGCTATGTGAATACTGAGTTCCAATATAACTACGTATTTTTTCAGCAAACGAGAGGCTGGAAAAATTAGTACCTATAGATACTAACGTACGATACCTAATATTCCTGTACCTAGGTTTTGTACCTGATCAAATTACCCGGATACTCTAAGACTTTTGCGTAACATGgatacaattaaaaatttgatgcaaattttttaCATTGGCTATGTCATGTTGTCTCtcgttttattatattttggtTGTGTATTTGTCACGTCCGATCCTTTTATGAATATAAGACAAAATTGTGACAGACGTTTTATCCAAACTTTGCATAGCCAGACAAACAAACATAGCATAGTTAGTGCCGGTGTTTTCGTCGTCTCCTTATCGGGAACAGCTGCCTCCGTAACCACTAATAAGGAAATTTGCTAACCGTCTCTAAATGCTTACACACACACCGGTTCCTGTATTAACGCATATTACCTACACGTGTCCCCTTAAATTGACAGCTCTTGTTTACTTAGCAGTATGGGTAGTTTTTCCATAACCTGATCAgcgccctatttcaccaacgtgacaaatgtcgcatttgtcgacatcactgttactcacgtcacaggcctccataggctacggtaaccgcttaccatcagacgggcggtgtggttgtttgccaccaatatgtcaatttaaaaaaaactccactatatcgccagtaaataagtatttattttgcgaagctaatgacaaatgtcacaagaaatacgacaattgtcacgaaatttcgacacagaactcattatctgtcaagaattaccgaaaggtctttgaaatcttgtgacaattgtcatcattatcatcataaacatcacaagagaaatacctgttttttgccgatataataaagttttttaaataatacaatgatggtgacaaagaGGAATACGGCccacccgatggtaagcgataaccgtagcccatggatgcctgtgacgtcagcaacaatgagacttgtcgaattgttgCACCTGTCACTTGTTTTTTAAACTTCCTCCATTTTGGAAATTGGTCACCAATATAGGTTAGGTTGCGTCGTTCAAGGAGAGGTTAAAGAAGCTATGGTTATCTGATTTGACTGATTaatttgtctatatttctattgtatagttgctttatatcgttctaattctttccaatttttagtgtattttcccctttcctttttgtgtaatatatgtatgtttatcctataaattttgtatgtatttatatcctttatctttctggtaccttgttgtacattttgctgcatttgtcaccctcttttcactctctcctctcatctactcaaagattaactggaagagatccctcaaagggataagttcgcctttgtacttcttgctaattgtatgttatttttaatatgtctttttgtacaataaagagtttactactactactactaccgtAATAAAAGTATGTTTTGAAACCATGTTATTCTGCATGAAGTGAAGGTAGTCACCGGTCATGTCACATGAGGAGAAGGGCGGTTTTGCGCCTCACGTGACAGAGGTCACTGACCCCGCCCCgtcttaaataaatatcatcTGACCACACTTGAATGACCATTTGTCGACTTTATGTCATAGTAATACGGATAATGAATGGACAGTAGTAGGACACGCACGCACAGTCGTGAGACCGGTCCGGCGGCATTTTTGCAAACGCTACAGAAACAACTGATGGTAAATGTAAACATTGGAGGCAGTAGTTTCTCTGTCTTTCGAAGCAGTGCAACAAGCCGGGTGGGCAGCCTAACTACCTACTTCATCTTCTTTTGATTTTTTCATTCTGGTGGGCAGGACTCAAATTTCTTCCCCTGACTCTTTTTCTCGATTCGTCAGAGTAGGCAACCTCCTCCCATCTCATTCTCATACACCCACCACTAGTTCCATGAAATGGCGGCAAGTACATGGCCCTTTTCCGTTtgaccacagaagaaataatagtagtaCTAatgtacagaaaggacacttcctacaaaccccaagtttgacagcggttcagggtcgagtcATGCTATCCATTTCTAATATAtggtactatccctttcggcaatttagggttgtcaaaattcaagtgattattatatctgtggtcgtgcaagcaaaaggaagtcaagtggtgccaaccctaataatggccggagcaatgctgagccgaacggagttGAGTTcaaccgaagtcaggagtgtctccccactggtattAGTAATAGTTAGTAAGACAATTTTTAAATGTACTATCATCCACGCTGTTAACTAACAATTCATAAACGTCATTGCTTAGTTACCTACTTAGTTCTATAAGAGAGTGGAAGCGAGTAGCTTCAAGCTGAGGTAAATTTGAAACACCAGCGTTGAAGATAAAGatttttaataacttttacTAGGTATATGATTATGTTCACGACATCGATCTACATTACAAAATTATCAGTGCCGAAAGAGAACAGCCGCGGAATACAGGGCAACTAATACCTGACTAATACATTCTATGACTCTTCTCTCTCCACACAGACTCTATAGAGGATTGTTACATTACAACCTCTTCATTTAGGCACCTACAGAAACTGTCTGCAAACTCGTtccaaatatcaaatatcagaAGAGGTGCTGCAGTCGCAGGCGCAGGCGCACAATCTATGCTCGTGTATGCTAACATACCAGCATCTACCCCGACCCCGAGTATTTGCGGCGATAAACCTCGCAGGAGCTCGTGTTAACATCCTTCCTGCCTGCCTACCCTTTATCCTTTATGCTGGCTACCCGCAAAATTGCATGTTGACACCTTatttctgtacctacctaccatttctggcaaataaatttctatttctatttatttagtggtaggtatattaaattaaatgtgtTGTACAAACACAAATCGCACAGGGAGATATAAGACACGTGTAGACGTGTGTACTCGTATGTACAACATATACGGCAACATAAAGTCATAAAACCTTTGAATGCCAAGGAAACTGTCTTCTGATTAATATAAAGTCGGCCACCCGACTCACCGCGCTGCCGACACCTGTGCGTATCATCTTGTATCGCGCACCAGATAACTTATCAGCGCTGTTCTTTTCTCCACTTACCGAGTGTTCGCCTGAAATGAAAACCAATTAAATCCGATCTCTATCTACTCACACATAGTCGTAACAAATCTACAGGCGCGCTTAAGCCAGTGAAGTGTGATCTTCACTTACGGTTAGTTATTAAGAGATCTAAAGGTACAATTATACTGGATGATGGTCTCGAAGACTGAGATTAGGTAGGCTATAGTAATGCTTGGTCAGCATTAGCAGAGCGCGATCGTCAGTGTCGCAAGCGCCATGTCGCCGTGCGACGCAAGCGCACCACGTTCGGCGTCCGCGCAGCCACGGTACGACATGTCCTTTGAATAAATATCTTTGGATCTGTTGATCGGTCCCAAGTGTCGAGTGATCAGCTAGATGTGCAGACCCGTGATAACATCAATAATTAATATTTGTACTCACTTTCGCTACAatcattgaattaaagttttaaGTGGCTTTGTTGGATCAACAAGTAAATATCACCATCACCACCTGTGaccaaaattatatttttgtaactaAGTTGCTTCTGACTAGGGTGATTCGATCTTTCTTATGGTGTTATCTTCTGAAGCCCGGAAAGCAGTGCCTAATGTTCGCCTCAGTTTTATTGTAAAGTAGGTAGGAGCAGAATGAACGAaattaacagtgtattttattgAAAGGTGTACTAGTGTTTACAGCTTGGCTTAGGATTGGGTTAATTACCCGTTAATTAGAGCATCAGGTGACACCTCATCCGTCATTCATAACACATGATCGCAGTTGAGGCTTAAGTTATAATTACTGTTTATGGGTTTGAGCCATGTTTGAGCCAATTGAGCCTCTGCCGATAATCTGTGCACCTAAGTCATATTTAATTTCGTTTCACTTGTTGCCTAGATAGCCTGATgtgcagaaagagaagagtcgtagaatgtattggaatttggatcccatacatttcacgaatcttctctttccgcacatgcAAATATCCCCACGTGTTCCGCTACGCCTGAGATGATTATAATCTTATTATTgtcttcacgacacatgaatacaATATACAATCCATGACGGTTACGTGACTAATGGACAATGACGCTAAAGAATTCGCGCACAGTAGTTGTTGCCGATGCCACACTAAACTAAAGATAATGTAATACTTACTAGCTTATTAACAATACAAACTGCTTATGTTACCTAGGTACTCGTATTCACTCCATGCtctataataggtacctaattaatcaATCATTCAGCCAGGGGATTGTGACGCGTGACCAATAGTCTAGGTCCCtacttcagaaaaaaaaatcattttacgATGGATTTATTTTAGAATGCACTAAAcatattaagtacctagttagGTTTATGTTAACGACATTCCAAACGTCCAAACTCAAACTGTAACCATCAATTATTAAACCCATCAGAGACAAGTGTTTTTAAAtctttttaatcatattttgctTAATTCGAAGCTTTAATTTGTACCTATCGAGGGATTCATACTTCGTCAAATCTATCGTTGCCTCTTCATTGAATGGAATAGAGCTTTAAGTGTGCTATGCATCAATCGCTGTTCATTAAAAACAGAGAAGAGGTATGGATTTTAAACATGcaggtacatacatattaccTAATGCGAATGGCACATTCCTGCAAGTTTAACTAATACTTATACTATTTTGCTCGCTTCAGTTTAAAAAGACTTTTCTAATTCAGGTCGAGTAATGCGAGCGCGGGCACGGAGCCGGCCGGCGAGTCGGCGCTGGAGCGCGCGCTGGACTCGCTGGGCGCGTTCGGGCTCTACCAGCGCTACGCTGTCACGCTGTGGTCGCTGTCCGGCGTGCTGGCAGCTATGTACTCGCTCAACTACGTGTTCGTGGCGGACGCCGTGCCCTTCCGGTAACTAGCACCCGCGAGGCGGGTCCTGTGCTCTCGCTGTGCCTGTTCGGTGTGCTGACCATCACCTTGTACTCGCTAAACTGCGTGTTCCACAGAAATAAAATAGTACATAAAGTTCACGAGAGACTTGACAACGCCAACGCACCAAGCAATAGCTTCACATTGCGGTAGTCCGCATGCGCACAAACACTCCCATTTACTCATGTATTCACTTTGAAAAGAACAAGAAAATTCGTGTTTGACCATTTAGAGCGAGCCTCGAATCCCGGCTACTGAGAGTAGGTACTGAGTTTTCCACGAATAGCAAGGATATACTCGTCAGTGACCATTACTTTGCTGATTCCTCTGAAAAACGTACCTAAGTATATACCTAACTAGGTTGATTGTAGATCAGCCAGCAATTAGcagaaatattctgcctgtagaTGCTACACCTCACTTGGGTTAACCCTTGTTATCAGAtcaacaattaaaataattcattTACCTATAGGTATCATTAATTAGCCATATCCGCCATACATGTTAATTATGATACCTAAATAAACTTATGATTGCATGACGCTTTCATAGCGAAGAAATCGAAGGTATCGGAATCAACTGTGTTTAAAACCACCTTAACAACTCACACCCATGTAGGACATGTAGGTAAGgtaagtaaatataatatatttacaatatacatataagCGCTCCGCCTATGTACATAGCAGTTaacttatttattgttatagttaTTTTACTACCGCTTTGTCCACGTACTGTTTGTTTACCTACTACAGGCGTTTGATTAGTTTCGCATTCCGAAAGTGATTGTTGTTCATCGGTGATGtagctaggtacctacttatgttatATTCACAATCAACTCTAACATTTTCACGCTGGAAACAATCATATTGGAGTAAGTGTGAATCGTGTGAAACATGCATTTGTTTTCAATACGAAACAAACGCCGTATTAGTTTCAATTGTGAGGACTGCACGCTTGTTGTTACCCTAATAATCTTATTCccacctaggtacctacttatagttaTAATATCTGCAAGGGATTAGGAACCTAAAATATACAGAGAAATGCTTTGACAGCGTTCACTCTTAGAATGCTGATGTTATTTCATCACTTTTATTTATCGACTGCATAAAATAAGTGTCATATCAGtttaatttaactaaacatcatatgtattatttttctatttctgAATAAATCGACTAGGAGATCATAATTTATCTTAAAGACGGTAAACACAGAGGTGTTACATTACAGCGATTGATCATGCTCTATCTTGATCTTATCGCTAACTGCTTTAGTTTCAAACAAACGGAAATTgcctaataattaataatacaaatCTCCACACAAAAGTATAGAAAATGAACCTATTAAATGCACACACATACATAAATGCAATGGCATTTAGAATAACATAACTAGTagccagtaagtaggtatatacctagtAGGTAATAAGAGTTTGTAAAGTGAAGCGAGGACGAATTTATCGTTGATAGGTAACAACCAAGCGGGTCTTTTCGCATAGACACAGATAGGTGATAGGTGTCCTTTTATCTGCCTGGGTTTATCCACCTTTTAGTTAGAGACTCGCTTAAGTTTAAACTACGGAAAGCTAAAAGCTGGTGTGAACGAATACGTCAATTAACTTTACAAATATTGTTTAACTGAAGACTGTTGTTCTCTATGACAGCTGCCTGATCCCAGAATGCGAGAGCGACGGTCTGTCAGAGCTGGCGCCAGAGTTGCTCCCTTTAGACTCCTGCGTTCGCTACCGCCCCCTCAACGAGACCGTCTCATCCTGTCTCCGTGAGGACTACCATGAGACGGACACTGTCGCCTGCTCCGCCTTCGTTTACGATAACCAGGACACGACCTTCGCTGAGGTTAGTGTGATCTGTTGATCTGATGATCTCTCTGCTTCTGATTTCTCCAATAATGCATCAATCTCCCATCCATTCTGCTTGCGCTAGAACTACAATGACAACAACGCAATAACTTGGCTCAGTCCTTGTCGATAACTTATtcttattcatttattcataaaacaattttacaTTGTGTTTgaattatgttataaataacttaaaactacaagaacaacaacaacaaacaaacatgcagttaatattaaaattaaaacataaaaacacacaaaattaataaaatgggaatgggaatagggtatttgaccaCTAGTCAGCTCAGTTTCCCTCCTCGAACCGTCAAATcaattttgctactatggaaattacttatatgaaacactagcacgtgacgtcacaatcaaaatTACCCACTCTGTACAGTCTTATACGggtttaaaaatagaaattgtatCTAAAAGTAACTGCTATCTACTCTATTAATCTTcttgtgctttatttcatgcatggtgcaaaataattgattttaaatacagtcaaataccctattaggATTGAATTATAAACATAGGATGTCAAATTGTAAGTTTAGCCATTAATAACACtgcattgtaatttaattttatatgtcaAAAATTCGTTCATTCTCAAATTCCTCTACGGAATAGTAGCACTTCTCTAGCAAGAAAGACTTCAACTTGTTTCTGAAAATGAGGCTATTCGTGTTATGTGTGACTTTAACTCAACAGGTAACTTATTACAGCTACTGCTATGCAGTTTGGCAGATAAGCAACAATAATTAATGTAACTTctcttttattaataaataaattaaaataatagtcCAATAGCCTGGTAACTAGCCGCGTGCTTGACTACTTTAAGCTTGGCACTCATGGTCTGAGGTAAATCTTTACGTCTAGAAGCTATACGTCTATCCCTCTGTTCTGTGGTTTCAATCAAGTGCAGATTTTTAACCAAGTCCGCGAGAACAATTAGTATGTATAGGCTGGGAACAGTTAAGATTCTAGCTGAATtctaaaaaataaggtttacaTGGAGTCTCCTGTGGTACCCTTGCCATTATTCTAATAGCTCTTTTCTGCGCAATGAGAGCAGCCTGCACATTATATTTGTAACTGTTTCCCCGAAGTTGGATACTGTAACGCAATTTGGATTCGATCAGTGCATGGTAAACCATTTTAAGTTGAGTCTGACGCAAACTCTATGAGAACCACCTTTTGATTTTAGAATTGAACATCAAAATAATTAGAACGGTTACGGAACGGCTACGATTCAGTAGATATATTTCAGTAAAGCGAATACCTACAAAGTCCCATTCCCATGTCACAGCACTGAACATGATCTTCGGCTATCTTTACCTAGTCTCCGTTCCCTCCCTTACGTATAGGATATCCTCACCATGTTACAAGGCGGCATGCACTGTTTGTGACTTTGTGTCAATACGCGGTCCCCACTCAACAACTCCAGTTTGATAATTCGCAAAGTTACATATgtcaataataaaattacattgATGTAGCCCAAATGGTGTTCGAAAGAATGACGTGTTCACACGAACGTCTTCAGCAGCGGAGTTGAAACAGCCGCCGTGATCGAAACCGGCCGGGACAGTATACATGTTTGTTCCGCAGTTCGAGCTGGCGTGCCGCGAGTGGATGCGCACGCTGGTGGGGTCGGTGCGCAACTCCGCGCTGCCCGTGGCGCTGCTGCTAACCGGCTACCTCTCCGACTCGTGAGTACACTCCAGCTGTTCAGTTCAGTAGTCCAACGAAATTAGTCAATAACAAGCAATCGTTGCAGTAGAACTAGCACCACTTTTCATTCATCATTTCAAAGTCATGTTCCCTGATTTGACTGATGCACAAATTGTCTGTAATTTTGCTTTTCTAATAAAAATAGCCTTATTTACAAGATATATTTACTTAGTGGTTTACATAGTTTAAGTAATGAAGAGAATCGTAAGCAAACCACGGCCTTCCGTCGTAGGTATGCTTTGAAATTGAGGAAAGAAAAAATACAGAtccaatttttataaattatctgGTTCTCTCATGAGATTGAAATTCAGACTTCGTTTACTTGCATAGCCTAAGTCAGCGGGCGGCAAGCAGCGGCCCGcggaacctctcacttgcggcccgcgaccctccctggctattttgtatgtaatattgacaaatgacaatgtctgataaagtcataaatatcaaCAAAGTGCGggccgcgtccacttcgttaactgctatgtggcccttggctgctaaaaggttgccgaccgctgccctaAGTAATCGTAAGTCAGAAACTTCAGGGCTATTCCAAGTGTCTTAACTTATAACGAACTGTTTCTAGATACGGGCGTCGCACGGCGTTCTGCGTGTTCGGCGCGTGCGCCGGTGTGCTCGGCCTGGTGAAGGCCTTCTCCTACAACTACGTCATGTACGTCGTCATGGAGTGGCTCGAGGCGGCGCTGGGCTACGGGTTCAACTCTGCCGCCTACGTCATGggtacgtctgtctgtctgctgGAACTCGTAATCTGTACCGGCGTCATGGAAACGTCTTTATACACTCTTGTCAGAAGAAACACCTGCTCCATCATACATCTGCCATATTATTATCAAAATTGTTTTTCCAAAACTTTTGGCAAACAATGACAAAACGTTCTTCAAAACAATGAGTAAACATATGGTATGGTAATAAGAGaatcattttatattttaggttTTTTCATAAGTGGTGCCTATATGGATAAGTGTCTGATAATTTCGTTTGCATAATACCTACAGGCTTAAATAACGATTAtgaatattatgtaggtattacgaTATGATAATCGTATTATCTCTACTTGTGGGTACTTAGCTATAAGTAGATATGACTGTCTGGCCgattatttacctacctactgtgtTTTAATTTTCAAGTATTTATCCTCCTTTTCATTATTAGGTACTACTTGTTTATGATAGTAAAATCATAGTTTAATAATCAAAATGCATATGGGATGTTCCAGTGGTGGAGTTGGCCCGCCCCTCGCTCCGTACAGCGTTCGCGGCGGCGACGGGCGTGGCGTACGGCGTGGGCGGCGTGCTGCTGGCCCTGGCGTCGCGGCGCGTGGCGTACTGGCGCCATCTGCTGCTCGCCATCCACGCGCCGGCGTTGTTGCTGCCGCTCTACTGGCTGTTGGGGGACGAGAGCGCGAGGTGGCTGCATGCAAGGGGGCACCGTGATAGAGCGGAGGCGGTTATACGGAAGGCAGCTAGGTGGAACAAGGTAGAGGCCATGCTTCTAATGCATGCTGGGTCTGGGTTATCGTGTACACAGAAGGTGACTAGGAGGTGGAAGAAGCTACTGCATGTCTTTGGTCTGCTTGAAGATGTGGGCTGGTTGTGTATCCTGCCACCTTGTCGTGATTGAGATTGAATCCATAAGCATacgtgtttattatttaatatgaagacagaataaattatatttatttatatggacTAGGCAAAATCTAGATGCTGACAGTAACATTCTAATGAAGCCGTTTTActtgttaaacaaaatttgtttCGAATAATACCTATGTACACTGTCTTGTCTTCTAGGTGACTCTGGACGAGAGCCTTATGAGCGAGGTGACCAAAGAGAATATCACCGAAGAGAAGAAGCCAGAAGGAAACCCGTGGCTAGCGCTTCTGCGGTCCCGCGTTCTGCTCGCCCGCTTCGGTGTATGTTGCTGGTGCTGGATCGCTACTGCCTTCGTGTACTACGGTCTTACCATCAACTCTGTGAACCTAGCGGGGGATAAGGTGAGGACAGATCGTATTTCATTCTGTCTAATATCTGTGTCACTTTAACTATAGGACTCGCCGCATCTGGACGAGAGCCTTAGTGGTAGGCTACTTTGTGGCACTTGCTTTCTTTATTATCGCTAGCTATGGTACTTTCCGATAAGCTTAGCGAACATACAATCATAGCCTCAGTAAGAGCACTAAGGTGATGACGATGAATGTTATAATTCTAATTCTGAATTTTCAGCACGTGAACTTTGCGCTCAACATGGCGATGGAGATCGTGGCGTCGCTGTTCCTGGTGATGGTGCTGGAGCGCTTCGGCAGGAAGTGGAGCATCTTCGTCGCTTTCCTCGTGTGCGGCGTCGTGTGCGTCACGCCTTTCTTCGTCTGTGAGTACCTGACGCGGTTTGGTCCTGGCGATGAAGAGCTGCAGCAAGAGGAGAAGAATCGTGGCTCGTGTGCAGCGTTGTTTCCATGAGACCATTCTTCGTGTGTGAGTTACCTTTATATACAGCTAGTGATCGAAACGAGGTAATGTCGTAAAGTAGTTTGAAGTAGTCCTTTAAGCCAAATTTCTTCAAGTATTCATGGATAatataaatttgtttttaacttGCATATATGTTTCAGCTCACGCGGGCACCGGCCTGGGGCTGTTCATGGTGGGCAAGCTGACGATTACGTTCGCGTTCAACGCGCTGTACGTGTTCACGGCTGAGCTATTCCCGACGGCGACTCGCTCCTCGGCGCTGGCTGCGTGTTCCCTGGTCGGGAGACTAGGCTCCGTGCTGGCGCCACAGACGCCCCTACTGGTGAGACAAGCTGACGATCACATTCGCGCGTCCAACGCGCTGTACCTATGTGTTCACAGCCGAGCTGTTCCCCACTGTGACTAGCTCCTCGGCGTTGGCTCCGTGCTGGCGCCATACGCC encodes:
- the LOC134668027 gene encoding organic cation transporter protein-like, translated to MSPCDASAPRSASAQPRSSNASAGTEPAGESALERALDSLGAFGLYQRYAVTLWSLSGVLAAMYSLNYVFVADAVPFRCLIPECESDGLSELAPELLPLDSCVRYRPLNETVSSCLREDYHETDTVACSAFVYDNQDTTFAEFELACREWMRTLVGSVRNSALPVALLLTGYLSDSYGRRTAFCVFGACAGVLGLVKAFSYNYVMYVVMEWLEAALGYGFNSAAYVMVVELARPSLRTAFAAATGVAYGVGGVLLALASRRVAYWRHLLLAIHAPALLLPLYWLLGDESARWLHARGHRDRAEAVIRKAARWNKVTLDESLMSEVTKENITEEKKPEGNPWLALLRSRVLLARFGVCCWCWIATAFVYYGLTINSVNLAGDKHVNFALNMAMEIVASLFLVMVLERFGRKWSIFVAFLVCGVVCVTPFFVSHAGTGLGLFMVGKLTITFAFNALYVFTAELFPTATRSSALAACSLVGRLGSVLAPQTPLLSKYVQALLYGACSLLAALALLATPETRRARLPAAVRAAERLRAPPPPAPPPPPPPQPRVLTADT